A region of Toxorhynchites rutilus septentrionalis strain SRP chromosome 1, ASM2978413v1, whole genome shotgun sequence DNA encodes the following proteins:
- the LOC129766478 gene encoding phosphoglycerate mutase 2-like isoform X2, with product MASKYSVVFVRHGESEWNKMNLFCGWHDVGLSEEGEWDALEVSAAALKRENLTFDVAFTSCLRRANQTLDTILKQLNLTHIPVHQLWRLNERHYGALTGFNKRQMANIYGEPQVQTWRRSFNVPPPPIAPDNPYYSAIRNNPKLRHIGEADFPDTETLETTMQRVVPEWTDTIIPEVRAGKKVLVVAHGTSLRGLVKHIQDADIMKFNLPNSIPFIFDFDENMKMVGGIRFLAEQDDVLKAMEKVASIGK from the exons ATGGCTTCGAAATATAGTGTCGTCTTCGTGCGGCATGGAGAGAGCGAATGGAACAAGATGAATCTCTTCTGCGGATGGCATGATGTCGGTCTAAGCGAAGAAG GTGAATGGGATGCATTGGAAGTTTCAGCCGCTGCGCTTAAGCGCGAAAATCTAACATTCGATGTTGCCTTTACTTCGTGCCTACGTCGGGCCAATCAAACGCTGGACACTATCCTTAAGCAGCTAAATCTCACTCATATCCCGGTGCATCAGCTGTGGCGCCTAAATGAACGACACTATGGAGCCCTAACTGGTTTCAACAAGCGTCAGATGGCAAATATCTACGGTGAGCCACAGGTACAAACTTGGCGCCGAAGTTTCAATGTGCCACCGCCCCCGATAGCACCCGACAATCCGTACTACAGTGCTATTCGAAATAATCCGAAGCTTAGGCACATCGGCGAGGCGGATTTTCCTGATACGGAAACGCTGGAGACCACCATGCAACGTGTAGTGCCAGAATGGACGGACACAATCATACCGGAAGTGCGTGCCGGCAAGAAAGTTCTGGTGGTAGCCCACGGGACAAGCTTGAGGGGGCTTGTTAAGCACATACAAG ATGCAGACATCATGAAATTCAATCTGCCTAACAGTATTCCGTTCATTTTCGATTTcgatgaaaacatgaaaatggtCGGCGGCATCCGTTTCCTCGCTGAACAGGACGATGTGTTGAAGGCAATGGAAAAGGTTGCATCCATCGGAAAGTAA
- the LOC129766478 gene encoding 2,3-bisphosphoglycerate-dependent phosphoglycerate mutase-like isoform X1, which produces MASKYSVVFVRHGESEWNKMNLFCGWHDVGLSEEGEWDALEVSAAALKRENLTFDVAFTSCLRRANQTLDTILKQLNLTHIPVHQLWRLNERHYGALTGFNKRQMANIYGEPQVQTWRRSFNVPPPPIAPDNPYYSAIRNNPKLRHIGEADFPDTETLETTMQRVVPEWTDTIIPEVRAGKKVLVVAHGTSLRGLVKHIQDISDADIMKFNLPNSIPFIFDFDENMKMVGGIRFLAEQDDVLKAMEKVASIGK; this is translated from the exons ATGGCTTCGAAATATAGTGTCGTCTTCGTGCGGCATGGAGAGAGCGAATGGAACAAGATGAATCTCTTCTGCGGATGGCATGATGTCGGTCTAAGCGAAGAAG GTGAATGGGATGCATTGGAAGTTTCAGCCGCTGCGCTTAAGCGCGAAAATCTAACATTCGATGTTGCCTTTACTTCGTGCCTACGTCGGGCCAATCAAACGCTGGACACTATCCTTAAGCAGCTAAATCTCACTCATATCCCGGTGCATCAGCTGTGGCGCCTAAATGAACGACACTATGGAGCCCTAACTGGTTTCAACAAGCGTCAGATGGCAAATATCTACGGTGAGCCACAGGTACAAACTTGGCGCCGAAGTTTCAATGTGCCACCGCCCCCGATAGCACCCGACAATCCGTACTACAGTGCTATTCGAAATAATCCGAAGCTTAGGCACATCGGCGAGGCGGATTTTCCTGATACGGAAACGCTGGAGACCACCATGCAACGTGTAGTGCCAGAATGGACGGACACAATCATACCGGAAGTGCGTGCCGGCAAGAAAGTTCTGGTGGTAGCCCACGGGACAAGCTTGAGGGGGCTTGTTAAGCACATACAAG ATATTTCAGATGCAGACATCATGAAATTCAATCTGCCTAACAGTATTCCGTTCATTTTCGATTTcgatgaaaacatgaaaatggtCGGCGGCATCCGTTTCCTCGCTGAACAGGACGATGTGTTGAAGGCAATGGAAAAGGTTGCATCCATCGGAAAGTAA